Within Candidatus Melainabacteria bacterium, the genomic segment TCGTCGATGCGATGCATGAAGCGCTGGAAAAACCGATCAATCACCACTATCCGCCGTTCGGTGGCATGAAGGAATACAAAGAAGCAGCTGCTGAATGGATCAAGAAGCGCTTTGGAGTAACTGTCGACCCAGCCACAGAGGTCACCTCGCTGATCGGCTCGAAGGAAGGTCTCCACAACACCATCATGGCGTTCATCGACAGCGGCGACGTCGGGCTCATCCCTGATCCGGGATATCCGGTCTACCAGACATCAATCTTGCTGGCCGGCGGAACTCCGTATTTCATGCCGCTTAAACCAGAAAACAAGTTTCTGCCAGACCTGGACGCCATTCCAGAGGAAGTCTGCAAAAAAGCCAAGTTGATTCTGTTCAACTATCCAAACAATCCGACTGCCGGAGTCGCTGATATGGCGTTCTTCGAGAAGGCTGTTGCTTTCGCCAAGAAGCATGACATTTTGCTCTGTCACGACCTCTCGTACTCCGAAATGACATTCGACGGCTACAAAGCTCCATCGATTCTCCAGGTGCCAGGCGCCAAAGACATCGCTATCGAGCTGCACACGCTCTCCAAAACATACAACATGACGGGATGGAGAATTGGTTTTGCCATCGGCAATGCGCAGGCAATCAAGGCTCTAGCCAGCTTGAAATCAAACGTCGACACCGATGTCTTCAAAGCGATTCAAGTTGCTGCAGTAGCCGCTTTCACCGGACCAACAGACTTCATCGACCACTGCAACAAACTGTATGTGGAGCGCCGCGACCTCGCCATCAAGTGCCTGGGCGAATTGGGTTGGAATATCCCACCGCAAAAGGCGACATTCTACATGTGGCTGCCCACACCCAAAGGCGTCAGCTCTGCCGACTTCTGCACGCAAATGCTGGAAGTAGCAGGCATCGTCGTGCCGCCTGGCACAGCCTACGGCCCCAACGGCGAAGGATTCTTCCGCATGTCGTTGTGCACAGACGTAGTGCGCTTGCAGGAAGCGTTCGATCGCATGAAGAAGCACTCGATCACTTTCGACATGGGCAAAGCACCTGTCTAAGTAGCGATAATATTCGAAAAGAAGTCCCTCCTCGCCGGGGGACTTTTTTTGTGTTCAAATGCCGGGGAGTCCGTCATATAATACGGACTTCCGCTCCTGCAGGTACTCGTGACCACCGACACAAGAACAGTCGCATCTATCTGGGCACCGCTGCGCCGGCCGGTTTTTCGCGCTTTGTGGTGGACCAGTGTGGTCTCGTCCGTCGGGCTATGGATGCAAGACATAGCACAATCATGGCTCATAACATCGCTCGCACCATCACCGGTGATGGTGTCACTCGTACAGACCGCGACATATTTACCATTTTTCCTGCTTGCCATACCGGCAGGTGCAGTTGCAGATGTAGTCGACAGACGCATTTTGTTGCTTACATCAATGCTGTGGATCTGCACGGCAGTAGTCACACTGGGGCTGCTCACAATCAGCGGCTCGATGACAGCATGGCTGTTGATTGTGCTGATCTTCGTTTCAGGTCTGGGCTCGGCAATGAATTCACCAGCATGGAATTCACTGACACCAGAATTAGTGCCAAAATCCGAATTGGAATCAGCTGTTGCCCTGGGCGGTGCCGGGTTCAACTGCGCCCGCGGAGTAGGCGCCGCACTGGGAGGTTTGTTGGTGGCACAGCTCGGTGCAGGCTGGGTGCTGCTCATAAATGCCATGCTCATGAGCCTCGTGTGGACAGCAATTTTCAGATGGAAGCGAGAGCCGGTAGTAAACGAAGTGCCTGAGAGGGTGCTTGGCGCAATGCGCGCCGGAATTCGCTACGTGCGGCATTCCAAGCCACTTCGTCACGTCCTGGCTCGTACCGGAATTTTTGTCTTCAGCGCCAGCTGTCTCTGGGCGCTGCTACCATTACTGGCTCGAAAAATCATGAATCTGGATTCGACGCAGTACGGTCTCATCATCAGTATGTTCGGATTGGGCACCCTATCTGGTGCAACACTCCTGCCGCAGTTCCGAAAGTCCGTGTCACTAGATGTTCTGGCAGCCACAGGCACTGCACTCTTCGCGGTAG encodes:
- a CDS encoding aminotransferase class I/II-fold pyridoxal phosphate-dependent enzyme codes for the protein MEVSHRLKAIPPYVFAEIDKKRQAVVARGVDVINLGIGDPDQPTPRHIVDAMHEALEKPINHHYPPFGGMKEYKEAAAEWIKKRFGVTVDPATEVTSLIGSKEGLHNTIMAFIDSGDVGLIPDPGYPVYQTSILLAGGTPYFMPLKPENKFLPDLDAIPEEVCKKAKLILFNYPNNPTAGVADMAFFEKAVAFAKKHDILLCHDLSYSEMTFDGYKAPSILQVPGAKDIAIELHTLSKTYNMTGWRIGFAIGNAQAIKALASLKSNVDTDVFKAIQVAAVAAFTGPTDFIDHCNKLYVERRDLAIKCLGELGWNIPPQKATFYMWLPTPKGVSSADFCTQMLEVAGIVVPPGTAYGPNGEGFFRMSLCTDVVRLQEAFDRMKKHSITFDMGKAPV
- a CDS encoding MFS transporter translates to MQVLVTTDTRTVASIWAPLRRPVFRALWWTSVVSSVGLWMQDIAQSWLITSLAPSPVMVSLVQTATYLPFFLLAIPAGAVADVVDRRILLLTSMLWICTAVVTLGLLTISGSMTAWLLIVLIFVSGLGSAMNSPAWNSLTPELVPKSELESAVALGGAGFNCARGVGAALGGLLVAQLGAGWVLLINAMLMSLVWTAIFRWKREPVVNEVPERVLGAMRAGIRYVRHSKPLRHVLARTGIFVFSASCLWALLPLLARKIMNLDSTQYGLIISMFGLGTLSGATLLPQFRKSVSLDVLAATGTALFAVGMASVAFFSSYHVALIAMLLSGAGWIFACNAINSAMLMASPSWVRARSVAMYLLVFQGCLAFGSLCWGFVAQKFDMPHAMLGASLGLVASLAIGIKYKLTAVEKLDMRMSGPWPKVETTVTPHPDHGPVLITIEYHVDQESINEFFDAIGALEKQRRRNGAFQWHLFIDLSTPGVYVESYFVETWAEHLRLRDRATLDDITAEKRVYACHTGDCEPRVKHMVTERRRKKTKE